A stretch of the Ananas comosus cultivar F153 linkage group 14, ASM154086v1, whole genome shotgun sequence genome encodes the following:
- the LOC109720080 gene encoding myb-related protein MYBAS1-like, translating into MVAAREGNTRRGPWSEQEDLQLVRFVRLFGERRWDYLAKVSGLSRSGKSCRLRWVNYLHPSLKRGPMTPQEEELVIELHDKWGNRWARIAQSLPGRTDNEIKNYWRTRMRKKAQERKTTRTSVSNSSPSSSSSNVSSSNSEENMDIGDKKSETVELKKDEGFTMDQIWSEIGALDQMDDGASFEGLKEGCCSDLGPSSLPSPVCEYWSEALWRIDDEEYEMLLSLPVHS; encoded by the exons ATGGTAGCGGCAAGAGAAGGTAATACACGGAGGGGCCCGTGGAGTGAGCAGGAAGACCTCCAACTGGTACGATTTGTGCGCTTGTTCGGTGAACGTCGTTGGGATTACTTAGCAAAGGTTTCAG GCCTCAGTAGATCAGGAAAGAGCTGTAGGCTCCGCTGGGTTAACTACCTCCACCCCAGCCTAAAGCGCGGTCCGATGACACCCCAGGAGGAAGAGCTCGTGATCGAACTCCACGACAAATGGGGAAATAG GTGGGCTCGAATTGCTCAAAGCCTTCCGGGGCGGACCGATAACGAGATCAAGAACTACTGGAGGACCCGGATGCGGAAGAAGGCGCAAGAGAGGAAGACGACGAGAACATCGGTGTCAAACTCGTCGCCTTCGTCGTCCTCGAGCAATGTTTCCTCCTCGAATAGCGAAGAGAATATGGACATCGGAGACAAGAAGAGTGAGACCGTCGAGCTCAAAAAGGATGAGGGCTTCACAATGGATCAGATTTGGAGCGAGATTGGCGCATTGGATCAGATGGACGATGGGGCGAGCTTCGAGGGATTGAAAGAAGGATGTTGTAGTGATTTGGGCCCATCTTCTTTGCCTTCTCCTGTATGTGAGTACTGGTCTGAAGCTCTGTGGAGGATAGATGATGAAGAGTATGAGatgcttctctctcttcctgtgcacagttga